From a region of the Actinomadura luzonensis genome:
- the glgP gene encoding alpha-glucan family phosphorylase has translation MRAIRRFTVRTVLPAELAALGELVQNLRWSWHPETLDLFAEVDAVLWEQVGHDPVALLGAVTPARLAELAADRRFLRRLADAADDLREYMTSPRWYQTLPDGARAIAYFSPEFGIAAALPQYSGGLGILAGDHLKAASDLGVPILAVGLLYRHGYFTQSLSPEGWQLEHYPSLDPGGLPLSLLKDTDGGNVKIRLALPDERVLHAQVWVAQVGRVPLLLLDSDVADNDNAARDITDRLYGGGTDHRLMQELLLGVGGVRAIRAYCRITGHPDPEVFHTNEGHAGFLGLERIRELTEARLTFDEALEAVRAGTVFTTHTPVPAGIDRFPVELIQRHFGGSASWPTVPVERILALGAEADPGRFNMAVMGMRLAQRVNGVSVLHGEVSREMFKDLWPGFDIDEVPIGSITNGVHAPTWVGRELMELAGRELPTLIERARGWEGIQKISDADIWEIRGVLRRRLVEGARVRLRRSWRERGASDAELGWIDDALDPDVLTIGFARRVPSYKRLTLMLRDQQRLTELLLDPDKPVQIVIAGKAHPADEGGKKLIQQIVKFADQANVRHRIVFLPDYDMALGQLMVQGCDVWLNNPLRPLEASGTSGMKSALNGGLNLSIRDGWWDEWYDGTNGWAIPTADGVTDPDRRDELEAAALYDLIEHEVSDRFYDRAFDGLPRRWLEMVKHTLASLGPKVLAGRMLRDYVVGLYTPAAKAARALSADSYAPAKAFAAWRVRVARAWPGVRVEHVEASGVGDTPEVGAAIELHATVALGDLEPEDVLVQAAYGKVGPHDELVHPSYAKMACQSVDDDGHAHYTGVVPLDRTGAFGYTVRVVPDHPLVATPAELGLIAVPEEPAGMTNGTLR, from the coding sequence GTGAGAGCTATCCGTCGGTTTACCGTCCGCACCGTCCTGCCCGCGGAGCTGGCCGCCCTCGGCGAGCTCGTACAGAATCTGCGCTGGTCCTGGCATCCCGAGACACTCGACCTCTTCGCCGAGGTCGACGCCGTGCTCTGGGAGCAGGTAGGCCACGATCCGGTGGCCCTGCTGGGGGCCGTCACGCCCGCCCGGCTGGCCGAGCTGGCCGCCGACCGCCGCTTCCTGCGCCGCCTCGCCGACGCGGCCGACGACCTGCGCGAGTACATGACCTCGCCGCGGTGGTACCAGACGCTGCCCGACGGCGCGCGGGCCATCGCCTACTTCTCGCCCGAGTTCGGCATCGCCGCCGCGCTGCCGCAGTACTCCGGCGGGCTCGGCATCCTCGCCGGAGACCACCTGAAGGCCGCCAGCGACCTCGGCGTGCCGATCCTCGCGGTCGGCCTGCTGTACCGGCACGGGTACTTCACCCAGTCCCTGTCGCCCGAGGGCTGGCAGCTCGAGCACTACCCGTCCCTCGACCCGGGCGGCCTGCCGCTGTCGCTGCTCAAGGACACCGACGGCGGCAACGTCAAGATCCGCCTGGCGCTGCCCGACGAGCGCGTGCTGCACGCGCAGGTGTGGGTGGCGCAGGTCGGCCGGGTGCCGCTGCTGCTGCTCGACTCCGACGTCGCCGACAACGACAACGCCGCCCGCGACATCACCGACCGCCTCTACGGCGGCGGCACCGACCACCGGCTCATGCAGGAGCTGCTGCTCGGCGTCGGCGGCGTGCGCGCGATCCGGGCCTACTGCCGCATCACCGGCCACCCCGACCCCGAGGTCTTCCACACCAACGAGGGCCACGCCGGCTTCCTCGGCCTGGAGCGCATCCGCGAGCTGACCGAGGCCCGGCTCACCTTCGACGAGGCGCTGGAGGCCGTGCGGGCCGGCACCGTGTTCACCACGCACACGCCGGTGCCCGCGGGCATCGACCGCTTCCCGGTCGAGCTGATCCAGCGCCACTTCGGCGGGTCGGCGTCCTGGCCGACCGTGCCGGTCGAGCGCATCCTCGCGCTCGGCGCGGAGGCCGACCCCGGCCGCTTCAACATGGCCGTGATGGGCATGCGCCTGGCCCAGCGGGTCAACGGCGTCTCCGTGCTGCACGGCGAGGTCAGCCGGGAGATGTTCAAAGATCTTTGGCCCGGTTTTGACATCGACGAGGTGCCGATCGGCTCCATCACCAACGGCGTGCACGCCCCCACCTGGGTCGGCCGCGAGCTGATGGAGCTGGCCGGCCGCGAGCTGCCCACGCTGATCGAGCGGGCCCGCGGCTGGGAGGGCATCCAGAAGATCTCCGACGCCGACATCTGGGAGATCCGCGGCGTGCTGCGCCGCCGCCTGGTCGAGGGGGCCAGGGTGCGCCTTCGCCGGTCCTGGCGCGAGCGCGGCGCCTCCGACGCCGAGCTGGGCTGGATCGACGACGCCCTCGACCCCGACGTGCTGACCATCGGCTTCGCCCGGCGGGTGCCGTCGTACAAGCGGCTCACGCTCATGCTGCGCGACCAGCAGCGGCTCACCGAGCTGCTGCTCGACCCGGACAAGCCGGTGCAGATCGTCATCGCCGGCAAGGCCCACCCCGCCGACGAGGGCGGCAAGAAGCTGATCCAGCAGATCGTCAAGTTCGCCGACCAGGCGAACGTGCGGCACCGCATCGTGTTCCTGCCCGACTACGACATGGCGCTCGGCCAGCTCATGGTGCAGGGCTGCGACGTGTGGCTGAACAACCCGCTGCGCCCGCTGGAGGCGTCCGGCACCTCGGGCATGAAGTCGGCGCTCAACGGCGGGCTCAACCTGTCGATCCGCGACGGCTGGTGGGACGAGTGGTACGACGGCACCAACGGCTGGGCCATCCCCACCGCCGACGGCGTCACCGATCCCGACCGGCGCGACGAGCTGGAGGCCGCCGCCCTCTACGACCTCATCGAGCACGAGGTCTCCGACCGCTTCTACGACCGGGCCTTCGACGGGCTGCCCCGCCGCTGGCTGGAGATGGTCAAGCACACGCTGGCCTCGCTCGGCCCGAAGGTGCTGGCCGGGCGCATGCTGCGCGACTACGTCGTCGGCCTCTACACCCCGGCGGCCAAGGCGGCGCGGGCGCTGTCGGCCGACTCCTACGCGCCGGCCAAGGCGTTCGCCGCCTGGCGGGTCCGGGTCGCCCGGGCCTGGCCGGGGGTGCGGGTGGAGCACGTGGAGGCGTCCGGGGTGGGCGACACGCCCGAGGTGGGCGCGGCGATCGAGCTGCACGCCACGGTGGCGCTCGGCGACCTGGAGCCCGAGGACGTGCTGGTGCAGGCGGCCTACGGCAAGGTCGGGCCGCACGACGAGCTGGTGCACCCGTCGTACGCGAAGATGGCCTGCCAGTCGGTGGACGACGACGGGCACGCCCACTACACGGGCGTCGTGCCGCTCGACCGCACGGGCGCCTTCGGCTACACCGTGCGGGTCGTCCCCGACCACCCGCTCGTCGCGACGCCGGCCGAGCTGGGCCTCATCGCGGTGCCCGAGGAACCCGCAGGCATGACGAACGGCACATTGCGTTAA
- a CDS encoding alpha-1,4-glucan--maltose-1-phosphate maltosyltransferase: protein MIGRIPITDISPVVDCGQRPAKAVAGETFEVSATVFREGHDAVAAGVVLTTPDGQRGRLRPMRELAPGTDRWGADVCLPAEGDWLFRVEAWSDPIHTWLHDAEIKIPRGMDVDLMCEEGARLFERAAKAVRAADCPSASAKPPARPGGNGDNSCGHRAALLSVAATLRDEELDPRARLSIAQLPDTGALLEAHPFRELVTRSKSFKVRVDRRRALYGSWYEFFPRSEGAIVSTGGVSKSGTFQTAAKRLPAIAKMGFDVVYLPPIHPIGTTFRKGRNNTLSPEPDDPGSPWAIGSEDGGHDAVHPDLGTIEDFDAFVTHARELGMEVALDLALQCSPDHPWVKEHPEWFTIRADGSIAYAENPPKKYQDIYPVNFDKDPEGIYAEVRRVVRHWMDHGVRVFRVDNPHTKPVGFWERLLADIHTTDPDVLFLAEAFTRPAMLRTLAKVGFHQSYTYYTWKNSKQDVETYLSELAHETSGYLRPNLFVNTPDILHEYLQHGGVPAFKIRAVLAALASPTWGVYSGYELAENVPVRPGSEEYLDSEKYQYKPRDWITAEREGRSLAPFITHLNLFRRAHPALQELRNLHFHRVDQPDIVCFSKRLPGAYDPATRRHGLGDVVLAVVNLDPHHTHEATVDLDLPALGLDWNAEFVVDDELSGESYRWRQSNYVRLDPHIQPAHILTVRAAPR from the coding sequence ATGATCGGACGAATTCCCATCACGGACATCTCCCCCGTCGTCGACTGCGGGCAGCGGCCCGCCAAGGCGGTCGCCGGAGAGACCTTCGAGGTCTCGGCGACCGTGTTCAGAGAAGGCCATGACGCCGTGGCCGCGGGTGTGGTCCTCACCACGCCCGACGGGCAGCGCGGCAGGCTGAGACCGATGCGCGAGCTCGCCCCGGGCACCGACCGCTGGGGCGCCGACGTCTGCCTGCCCGCCGAGGGCGACTGGCTGTTCCGCGTGGAGGCGTGGAGCGACCCCATCCACACGTGGCTGCACGACGCGGAGATCAAGATCCCGCGCGGCATGGACGTCGATCTCATGTGCGAGGAGGGCGCGCGCCTGTTCGAGCGGGCGGCCAAGGCCGTGCGCGCCGCCGACTGCCCCTCCGCCTCCGCCAAGCCCCCGGCCAGGCCCGGCGGCAACGGCGACAACTCGTGCGGGCACCGGGCGGCGCTGCTGTCGGTCGCGGCCACGCTGCGCGACGAGGAGCTCGACCCGCGCGCCCGGCTGTCGATCGCGCAGCTCCCCGACACGGGGGCGCTGCTGGAGGCCCACCCGTTCCGGGAGCTGGTGACCAGGTCGAAGTCCTTCAAGGTCCGGGTGGACCGGCGCCGCGCGCTCTACGGCTCGTGGTACGAGTTCTTCCCCCGCTCGGAGGGGGCGATCGTCAGCACCGGCGGCGTGTCGAAGTCCGGCACCTTCCAGACCGCCGCCAAGCGGCTGCCCGCGATCGCCAAGATGGGCTTCGACGTCGTCTACCTGCCGCCCATCCACCCCATCGGCACGACGTTCCGCAAGGGCCGCAACAACACGCTGAGCCCCGAGCCCGACGACCCGGGCTCGCCGTGGGCGATCGGCTCCGAGGACGGCGGCCACGACGCGGTCCATCCCGACCTCGGCACGATCGAGGACTTCGACGCGTTCGTGACGCACGCGCGCGAGCTGGGCATGGAGGTGGCCCTCGACCTCGCGCTGCAGTGCTCGCCCGACCACCCGTGGGTCAAGGAGCACCCCGAGTGGTTCACGATCCGGGCCGACGGCTCGATCGCCTACGCCGAGAACCCGCCGAAGAAGTACCAGGACATCTACCCGGTCAACTTCGACAAGGACCCCGAGGGCATCTACGCCGAGGTGCGCCGCGTGGTGCGGCACTGGATGGACCACGGGGTGCGCGTCTTCCGGGTGGACAACCCGCACACCAAGCCGGTGGGGTTCTGGGAGCGGCTGCTGGCCGACATCCACACCACCGATCCGGACGTGCTGTTCCTGGCGGAGGCGTTCACCCGGCCGGCCATGCTGCGCACGCTGGCCAAGGTGGGCTTCCACCAGTCGTACACGTACTACACGTGGAAGAACTCCAAGCAGGACGTGGAGACGTACCTGTCGGAGCTGGCCCACGAGACCTCGGGCTACCTGCGGCCGAACCTGTTCGTCAACACGCCGGACATCCTGCACGAGTACCTGCAGCACGGCGGCGTCCCGGCGTTCAAGATCAGGGCGGTGCTGGCCGCGCTCGCCTCGCCGACGTGGGGCGTGTATTCGGGTTACGAGCTCGCGGAGAATGTCCCGGTCCGCCCCGGGAGTGAAGAATATCTAGATAGCGAGAAATATCAGTACAAGCCCCGCGATTGGATTACCGCCGAACGTGAGGGACGCAGCCTGGCGCCCTTCATCACGCACCTGAATTTGTTCAGAAGAGCGCATCCGGCACTGCAGGAATTGCGTAACCTACATTTCCACAGGGTCGACCAGCCGGACATCGTCTGCTTCTCCAAGCGCCTGCCGGGCGCCTACGACCCGGCCACCAGAAGGCACGGGCTGGGCGACGTCGTTCTCGCGGTCGTCAACCTGGATCCGCACCACACCCATGAGGCCACCGTTGATCTCGACCTGCCCGCGCTCGGGCTCGACTGGAACGCCGAGTTCGTCGTGGACGACGAGCTGTCCGGCGAGTCCTACCGCTGGCGGCAGAGCAACTACGTGCGCCTCGACCCTCACATCCAGCCTGCCCACATTCTCACCGTACGAGCCGCGCCACGGTAG